A genomic window from Nocardioides rotundus includes:
- a CDS encoding DUF1295 domain-containing protein, with protein sequence MTAFLLTTAVAALAVVLLMAGTVAWSQRTGRVAVVDVTWGLGFVVVALVGALMGWALGEGEPARRWLLAGLAGAWGLRLAWHVHRRSRGAGEDPRYAALLGDGGLPAAIRKVFVPQGLAIWLVSLPLQAGAVLAVEWWPVLWAGVVLWVAGLAFEAIGDAQLSAYKAQPRESRPPVMDRGLWGWTRHPNYFGDAVVWWGLWLVGGLASGWLPGLLTVIAPIAMTHFLRNVTGAKLLEQTMSQRPGWSAYAARVPLFVPRPPSRR encoded by the coding sequence GTGACCGCGTTCTTGCTCACGACCGCCGTGGCCGCGCTGGCCGTCGTACTCCTCATGGCCGGCACGGTCGCGTGGTCCCAGCGCACCGGCCGGGTCGCGGTCGTGGACGTGACGTGGGGTCTGGGGTTCGTGGTCGTCGCCCTCGTCGGCGCCCTCATGGGATGGGCGCTCGGGGAGGGGGAGCCGGCACGGCGCTGGCTCCTTGCCGGGCTGGCCGGGGCGTGGGGGCTCCGGCTGGCCTGGCACGTCCACCGGCGCTCGCGCGGCGCCGGCGAGGACCCGAGGTACGCCGCCCTCCTCGGGGACGGCGGTCTGCCCGCGGCGATCCGCAAGGTGTTCGTGCCCCAGGGGCTGGCGATCTGGCTGGTCTCGCTGCCGCTGCAGGCCGGCGCGGTGCTCGCGGTCGAGTGGTGGCCGGTGCTGTGGGCCGGGGTGGTCCTGTGGGTCGCCGGCCTGGCCTTCGAGGCCATCGGCGACGCTCAGCTGTCGGCGTACAAAGCGCAACCGCGCGAGTCCCGCCCGCCCGTCATGGACCGCGGCCTGTGGGGCTGGACCCGGCACCCGAACTACTTCGGCGACGCGGTCGTGTGGTGGGGGCTGTGGCTGGTCGGCGGCCTCGCCTCCGGCTGGCTGCCCGGCCTGCTCACCGTGATCGCCCCGATCGCGATGACCCACTTCCTGCGCAACGTCACCGGCGCCAAGCTCCTCGAGCAGACGATGTCCCAGCGCCCCGGCTGGTCCGCGTACGCCGCCCGCGTCCCCCTCTTCGTCCCCCGCCCGCCGAGTCGGCGCTAG
- a CDS encoding SAM-dependent methyltransferase yields the protein MTITRPTRSDAVRPSLADWPGLHEPPTGLRAAAAARVARGLFTAAVSRLEVSVQVDGRTLGRGGPAMVVHRPEELFTRIGTDGLIGFGEAYLTGAWDAPDLGGFLTVLAARMADLVPRPLQRLRGLHLARPPRAEESSVDNARDNIAHHYDLSNELFATFLDQTYSYSSALFATPESSWESQSLQQAQERKIERLLDATGVGDGTRVLEIGTGWGELAIRAAQRGARVHSITLSSEQQALARERIAAAGVADRVEVELRDYRDVAADGAYDVVLSVEMIEAVGYDYWPTYFTTIDRLLAPGGRAGIQAITMPHDRMLATRHTWTWIQKYVFPGGFLPSVEAIEQVTRERTTLRVTERTAFGRHYAETLRRWDDAFLAAADRVAALGFDETFRRMWHFYLEYSRAGFASGYLDVSQIVLEREAAR from the coding sequence ATGACCATCACCCGCCCCACCCGCAGCGACGCGGTCCGGCCCTCCCTGGCGGACTGGCCGGGCCTGCACGAGCCCCCGACCGGGCTGCGCGCGGCGGCCGCCGCCCGGGTCGCCCGGGGCCTCTTCACCGCGGCGGTGAGCCGCCTGGAGGTGAGCGTCCAGGTCGACGGGCGGACCCTGGGCCGCGGCGGACCGGCGATGGTCGTGCACCGGCCCGAGGAGCTCTTCACCCGGATCGGCACCGACGGGCTGATCGGCTTCGGGGAGGCCTACCTCACCGGCGCCTGGGACGCCCCCGACCTGGGCGGCTTCCTCACCGTCCTCGCCGCGCGGATGGCCGACCTGGTGCCGCGCCCGCTGCAGCGCCTGCGCGGCCTCCACCTGGCGCGCCCGCCGCGGGCCGAGGAGAGCAGCGTCGACAACGCCCGCGACAACATCGCGCACCACTACGACCTGTCCAACGAGCTGTTCGCGACCTTCCTGGACCAGACCTACTCCTACTCCTCGGCGCTCTTCGCGACACCGGAGTCCTCGTGGGAGAGCCAGTCCCTGCAGCAGGCGCAGGAGCGGAAGATCGAGCGGCTGCTGGACGCGACCGGCGTCGGCGACGGCACCCGCGTCCTGGAGATCGGCACCGGCTGGGGCGAGCTGGCGATCCGTGCCGCCCAGCGGGGTGCGCGGGTGCACAGCATCACCCTCTCCTCAGAGCAGCAGGCGCTGGCCCGCGAGCGGATCGCCGCGGCCGGGGTCGCGGACCGGGTCGAGGTGGAGCTGCGCGACTACCGCGACGTCGCCGCCGACGGCGCCTACGACGTCGTGCTCAGCGTGGAGATGATCGAGGCCGTCGGCTACGACTACTGGCCGACGTACTTCACCACCATCGACCGGCTGCTCGCGCCCGGCGGGCGCGCCGGGATCCAGGCGATCACCATGCCGCACGACCGGATGCTGGCGACCCGGCACACCTGGACCTGGATCCAGAAGTACGTCTTCCCCGGTGGCTTCCTGCCCTCCGTCGAGGCGATCGAGCAGGTCACCCGCGAGCGGACGACCCTGCGGGTCACCGAGCGGACCGCGTTCGGCCGGCACTACGCCGAGACGCTGCGGCGCTGGGACGACGCCTTCCTCGCCGCCGCTGACCGGGTCGCCGCGCTCGGCTTCGACGAGACGTTCCGGCGGATGTGGCACTTCTACCTGGAGTACTCCCGCGCCGGGTTCGCGTCGGGGTACCTCGACGTGAGCCAGATCGTGCTGGAGCGGGAGGCGGCTCGTTGA
- a CDS encoding cupin domain-containing protein produces the protein MSYPPPIFDGTTGEATARRVPADTEPAIVYPNGNRVTYLSRGEQTGGTYGLYRWEFAGPQSGPGAHFHRTLTESFYVLDGTVTIYDGHAWVKCRPGDYVHVPAGGLHGFRNEDGAASMLLHFAPGAPREPYFETLATGEVATMTPQEYDAFMAEHDNYWVD, from the coding sequence GTGAGCTACCCACCACCCATCTTCGACGGCACCACCGGCGAGGCGACCGCGCGCCGCGTCCCCGCGGACACCGAGCCGGCGATCGTCTACCCCAACGGCAACCGGGTCACCTACCTCTCCCGCGGCGAGCAGACCGGCGGCACCTACGGCCTCTACCGCTGGGAGTTCGCCGGCCCGCAGTCCGGCCCTGGCGCACACTTCCACCGCACCCTCACCGAGTCGTTCTACGTCCTCGACGGGACGGTCACGATCTACGACGGGCACGCGTGGGTGAAGTGTCGGCCCGGCGACTACGTGCACGTGCCGGCGGGCGGACTCCACGGCTTCCGCAACGAGGACGGCGCCGCGTCGATGCTGCTGCACTTCGCCCCCGGCGCCCCGCGGGAGCCGTACTTCGAGACCCTCGCCACCGGCGAGGTCGCGACCATGACGCCGCAGGAGTACGACGCGTTCATGGCCGAGCACGACAACTACTGGGTCGACTGA
- a CDS encoding VOC family protein yields MASIAALKMVTLDSRDAEADAAFWAGVLGWQVAHSEPAYAMLVGPDHALGFGTVEDYEPPAWPNEHGSKQFHLDLAVDDLAAAEQACVELGATVADPQPGETWRVLLDPSGHPFCLTSSANW; encoded by the coding sequence ATGGCATCGATCGCCGCACTCAAGATGGTCACCCTCGACAGCCGGGACGCCGAGGCCGACGCGGCCTTCTGGGCCGGCGTCCTGGGCTGGCAGGTCGCGCACTCGGAGCCGGCGTACGCCATGCTCGTCGGCCCCGACCACGCCCTGGGCTTCGGGACGGTGGAGGACTACGAGCCGCCGGCCTGGCCCAACGAGCACGGCAGCAAGCAGTTCCACCTCGACCTGGCCGTCGACGACCTGGCGGCGGCCGAGCAGGCGTGCGTCGAGCTCGGCGCAACCGTCGCGGACCCGCAGCCCGGCGAGACCTGGCGGGTGCTGCTGGACCCCAGCGGCCACCCGTTCTGCCTCACCTCCTCCGCCAACTGGTGA
- a CDS encoding ATP-binding protein codes for MTRVLVANRGEIARRVFATCRRLGIETVAVHSDADAGLPYVGEADLAVRLPGNSPAETYLDTDRILAAAASTGADAIHPGYGFLSESAGFARAVEAAGLTWIGPAPESIEAMGSKVRAKELMREAGVPVLEAPEEPTDADLPLLVKASAGGGGRGMRVVEELARLEDEVAAAAAEAQSAFGDGTVFVEPYVARGRHVEVQVVGYPDGVLVLGERDCSVQRRHQKVVEEAPAPRLPEATRKALHEAARAAAESIGYRGAGTVEFLYDPAADRFFFLEMNTRLQVEHPVTEAVFGVDLVELQLEVAEGATTPPDVAEPRGHAVEVRLYAEDAAYTPQTGTVVALDIPHEAAFGPLPAAGVRLDSGFAAGDEVTPFYDAMLAKVISWAPTREQALRRLAGALRRARIHGVTTNRDQLLAILADEDVRAGTMTTALLGERDLGGPAQPDPWAVVAAGLMLAADDAGRRTVQAGIPAGWRNVTSQPQRVVLEVGGEETAVEWWGTRDGFVVDGATVLLATPDEVRLEVDGVRRTYRGDTIHGVSRTPGAPRTRVVYVDGPDTSVVCAQVPRFTDPALQHATGSLLAPMPGTVVRLLAEPGAEVAEGAPVLVLEAMKMQHTVTAPQAGTVAEVNVEPGAQVAAGEVLAVVSTSSTTEDGSITEDGSTTEDGSTTEEGSTTDKEEQQ; via the coding sequence ATGACACGAGTGCTGGTCGCCAACCGCGGCGAGATCGCCCGGCGGGTCTTCGCCACCTGCCGCCGGCTCGGGATCGAGACGGTCGCCGTCCACTCCGACGCCGACGCGGGCCTGCCCTACGTCGGCGAGGCCGATCTCGCGGTGCGGCTGCCGGGCAACAGTCCGGCCGAGACCTACCTGGACACCGACCGGATCCTCGCGGCCGCCGCGAGCACCGGCGCCGACGCGATCCATCCGGGCTACGGCTTCCTCTCCGAGAGCGCCGGGTTCGCCCGCGCCGTCGAGGCGGCGGGGCTGACCTGGATCGGCCCGGCGCCGGAGTCGATCGAGGCGATGGGCTCCAAGGTGCGCGCGAAGGAGCTGATGCGCGAGGCCGGCGTGCCCGTGCTGGAGGCTCCCGAGGAGCCCACCGACGCCGACCTGCCGCTGCTGGTGAAGGCCTCCGCCGGCGGCGGCGGCCGCGGGATGCGGGTGGTCGAGGAGCTGGCCCGGCTGGAGGACGAGGTGGCCGCGGCGGCCGCGGAGGCGCAGAGCGCGTTCGGCGACGGCACCGTCTTCGTCGAGCCGTACGTCGCCCGCGGGCGGCACGTCGAGGTCCAGGTCGTCGGCTATCCCGACGGCGTACTGGTCCTCGGCGAGCGCGACTGCTCGGTGCAGCGCCGCCACCAGAAGGTGGTCGAGGAGGCGCCGGCTCCGCGGTTGCCCGAGGCGACCCGGAAGGCGCTGCACGAGGCGGCCCGGGCGGCGGCGGAGTCGATCGGCTATCGCGGCGCCGGGACGGTGGAGTTCCTCTACGACCCCGCGGCCGACCGCTTCTTCTTCCTGGAGATGAACACCCGGCTCCAGGTCGAGCACCCGGTCACCGAGGCGGTCTTCGGCGTCGACCTCGTCGAGCTGCAGCTGGAGGTGGCGGAGGGCGCCACCACCCCGCCCGATGTCGCCGAGCCGCGGGGGCATGCGGTGGAGGTGCGCCTCTACGCCGAGGACGCGGCCTACACCCCGCAGACCGGCACGGTGGTGGCCCTGGACATCCCGCACGAGGCGGCCTTCGGGCCGCTGCCCGCGGCGGGGGTCCGGCTGGACTCCGGCTTCGCCGCGGGCGACGAGGTGACCCCGTTCTACGACGCGATGCTGGCCAAGGTGATCAGCTGGGCGCCCACCCGCGAACAGGCGCTGCGCCGGCTCGCCGGGGCACTGCGCCGGGCCCGCATCCACGGCGTGACCACCAACCGCGACCAGCTGCTGGCGATCCTGGCTGACGAGGACGTGCGCGCCGGCACCATGACCACGGCGCTCCTGGGCGAGCGCGACCTCGGCGGGCCGGCGCAGCCGGACCCGTGGGCGGTGGTGGCCGCCGGCCTGATGCTGGCCGCGGACGACGCGGGTCGCCGTACCGTCCAGGCGGGGATCCCCGCCGGGTGGCGCAACGTGACCAGCCAGCCGCAGCGGGTGGTGCTCGAGGTCGGCGGCGAAGAGACCGCCGTCGAGTGGTGGGGCACGCGGGACGGGTTCGTCGTGGACGGGGCGACCGTGCTGCTGGCGACCCCCGACGAGGTGCGGCTCGAGGTCGACGGGGTGCGCCGTACCTACCGCGGCGACACGATCCACGGAGTATCCCGGACACCGGGGGCACCCCGCACGCGGGTGGTCTACGTCGACGGGCCCGATACCTCCGTAGTTTGTGCACAGGTGCCGCGGTTCACCGACCCCGCGCTGCAGCACGCCACCGGCAGCCTGCTGGCGCCGATGCCCGGGACCGTGGTGCGGCTGCTGGCCGAGCCGGGCGCCGAGGTCGCGGAGGGCGCCCCGGTGCTGGTGCTGGAGGCGATGAAGATGCAGCACACGGTGACCGCGCCGCAGGCCGGCACGGTCGCCGAGGTCAACGTGGAGCCCGGTGCGCAGGTCGCGGCCGGCGAGGTGCTGGCGGTGGTCTCGACAAGCTCGACCACCGAAGACGGCTCGATCACCGAAGACGGCTCGACCACCGAAGACGGCTCGACCACCGAAGAGGGCTCGACCACCGACAAGGAGGAGCAGCAGTGA
- a CDS encoding SAM-dependent methyltransferase, whose protein sequence is MAPRLEEALRPVLRGDLPVRLRAWDGSSAGPEDAPVVELRSADAVRRLLRHPGELGAAQAYVTGELDLPAADGETATGAIDRALTHAWAVAADRGLAGLGLGSAGALVRALRGAMAATDLRIADLARPPAPPASQARLSGRLHSVRRDRSAISHHYDLSNEFYSLVLDPQMGYSCGYYPDGAPTGDPVAALERGQRDKLDLVCRKLGLEPGARMLDVGCGWGSLSLHAAEHFGAQVVGVTIAAEQKAFIDARIAERGLGDRVEIRLQDYRAVPERGVFDAVGSLEMGEHVGQGNYPAYVRVLHDTVRPGGRVLVQQMSRTGRHPGGGPFIESFIAPDMHMRPLAQTLGFLEAGGLEVRDVHALREHYVWTVDGWIANLERHAPELTALVGEEVLRVWRLYLAGGSMAFRDGRMGVDQILMVRPGAPHSLPPGRSW, encoded by the coding sequence GTGGCGCCCCGGCTCGAGGAGGCCCTGCGCCCCGTGCTGCGCGGCGACCTGCCGGTGCGGCTCCGCGCGTGGGACGGGTCGTCGGCCGGGCCGGAGGACGCCCCCGTGGTCGAGCTGCGGTCGGCGGACGCCGTACGGCGCCTCCTGCGGCATCCGGGCGAGCTCGGCGCCGCGCAGGCCTATGTCACCGGCGAGCTCGACCTCCCCGCCGCGGACGGCGAGACCGCGACCGGGGCGATCGACCGGGCGCTCACGCACGCGTGGGCCGTCGCGGCCGACCGCGGGCTCGCCGGTCTGGGGCTCGGTTCTGCGGGCGCCCTGGTGCGGGCGCTGCGCGGGGCGATGGCGGCCACCGACCTCCGCATCGCCGACCTGGCGCGACCCCCGGCGCCGCCGGCGTCGCAGGCGCGGCTGTCCGGGCGACTGCACTCGGTGCGCCGGGACCGGAGCGCGATCAGCCACCACTACGACCTCTCCAACGAGTTCTACTCCCTCGTGCTGGACCCGCAGATGGGCTACTCCTGCGGCTACTACCCCGACGGCGCCCCGACCGGCGACCCGGTCGCGGCGCTGGAGCGGGGGCAGCGGGACAAGCTCGACCTGGTCTGCCGCAAGCTCGGGCTGGAGCCGGGGGCGCGGATGCTCGACGTCGGCTGCGGCTGGGGCTCGCTGTCCCTGCACGCCGCCGAGCACTTCGGCGCGCAGGTCGTCGGCGTCACGATCGCGGCCGAGCAGAAGGCCTTCATCGACGCGCGGATCGCCGAGCGCGGTCTCGGCGACCGGGTCGAGATCCGGCTGCAGGACTACCGCGCGGTCCCCGAGCGGGGCGTCTTCGACGCCGTCGGCTCGCTGGAGATGGGCGAGCACGTCGGGCAGGGCAACTACCCGGCCTATGTGCGGGTCCTGCACGACACCGTCCGCCCCGGCGGCCGGGTGCTGGTTCAGCAGATGTCCCGCACCGGCAGGCACCCCGGCGGCGGCCCGTTCATCGAGTCGTTCATCGCACCCGACATGCACATGCGCCCGCTCGCGCAGACCCTCGGCTTCCTGGAGGCCGGCGGGCTGGAGGTGCGCGACGTCCACGCGCTGCGGGAGCACTACGTGTGGACCGTCGACGGGTGGATCGCCAACCTGGAGAGGCACGCGCCGGAGCTGACCGCGCTCGTGGGCGAGGAGGTGCTGCGGGTGTGGCGGCTCTACCTCGCGGGCGGCTCGATGGCCTTCCGGGACGGCCGGATGGGCGTCGACCAGATCCTCATGGTCCGGCCCGGCGCACCCCACTCGCTGCCCCCGGGGCGGTCCTGGTGA
- a CDS encoding pyridoxamine 5'-phosphate oxidase family protein, with protein sequence MSLDDLTRKKERRHRDREALDALLDEQLVGTLSTVTTDGEPWAVPMLFARDGDRLLLHGSTGAGALRHVADDAPAVFSVFAVDALVLATSMFDHSANYRSATVRGRLQRLEGDAAWAALDLISDGLIPGRRDEVVPMTGKDVAATVALAMEIGDDNWILKARTGGADEDPEHPEMWTGVVPVETSYGDPRPSPGAETLPTPRSVRRLIEPQ encoded by the coding sequence GTGAGCCTGGACGACCTGACCCGCAAGAAGGAGCGCCGCCACCGCGACCGGGAGGCGCTGGACGCGCTGCTCGACGAGCAGCTGGTCGGCACCCTCTCCACCGTCACCACCGACGGCGAGCCGTGGGCGGTGCCGATGCTCTTCGCCCGCGACGGCGACCGGCTCCTGCTGCACGGCTCGACCGGGGCCGGAGCGCTGCGGCATGTGGCCGACGACGCGCCGGCGGTCTTCTCCGTCTTCGCCGTCGACGCGTTGGTGCTGGCCACCTCCATGTTCGACCACTCTGCCAACTACCGCAGCGCCACGGTACGCGGCCGGCTGCAGCGCCTGGAGGGGGACGCGGCCTGGGCGGCCCTCGACCTGATCTCCGACGGCCTCATCCCCGGCCGTCGCGACGAGGTCGTCCCGATGACCGGCAAGGACGTCGCCGCGACCGTCGCGCTCGCGATGGAGATCGGCGACGACAACTGGATCCTCAAGGCCCGGACCGGCGGCGCCGACGAGGACCCCGAGCACCCGGAGATGTGGACCGGGGTGGTCCCGGTTGAGACGTCGTACGGCGACCCGCGGCCCTCGCCCGGAGCCGAGACCCTCCCCACCCCGCGATCCGTGCGGCGCCTGATCGAGCCTCAGTAG
- a CDS encoding protein-L-isoaspartate O-methyltransferase family protein encodes MAREQPGAGMDRVSEAFAAVPREGFLRQRDRRRAEHDGPIGIGHEQTNSQPRTVADMLRLLDVREGHRVLDVGAGSGWTTALLAHLVGPSGEVYGVELVPDLADFGRENLARTGQPWASVTTATEGELGQPAGAPYDRILVSAEPDTLPRELVDQLADPGVMVIPVAGVMLRVTNPGAQVTRHGHYRFVPLR; translated from the coding sequence ATGGCGCGGGAGCAGCCGGGAGCCGGTATGGACCGGGTGAGCGAGGCGTTCGCGGCCGTGCCGCGAGAGGGCTTCCTCCGCCAGCGGGACCGCCGGAGGGCCGAGCACGACGGCCCGATCGGCATCGGGCACGAGCAGACGAATTCCCAGCCGCGCACGGTCGCGGACATGCTGCGGCTCCTGGACGTCCGGGAAGGTCACCGGGTGCTGGACGTCGGCGCCGGCTCCGGCTGGACCACCGCGCTGCTCGCCCATCTCGTCGGCCCGAGCGGCGAGGTGTACGGCGTCGAGCTGGTGCCGGACCTCGCCGACTTCGGCCGGGAGAACCTCGCTCGCACCGGGCAGCCGTGGGCGAGCGTGACGACCGCGACCGAGGGCGAGCTCGGGCAGCCCGCGGGGGCGCCGTACGACCGCATCCTGGTCTCCGCCGAGCCCGACACCCTGCCCCGCGAGCTAGTGGACCAACTGGCCGACCCGGGGGTCATGGTGATCCCCGTGGCCGGTGTGATGCTCCGGGTGACCAACCCCGGCGCGCAGGTGACGCGGCACGGTCACTACCGCTTCGTCCCCCTGCGCTGA
- a CDS encoding acyl-CoA dehydrogenase family protein, with product MTDFQETEERRELRKAVAKLAGKYGREWFTERARAGEKTTELWLEVAKNGYLGINIPEEYGGGGGGIGDVAAVCEELAAQGCPLLLMVVSPAICGTVITRYGTEEQKQRWLPGICDGTGTMAFAITEPDAGTNSHNITTTARRDGDGWVLNGRKIYISGVDEATNMLVVARTEDARTGKLKPCLFVVPTDAEGVEASPIAMEIVSPEQQFSVFLDDVRLPADALVGDEDAGLVQLFAGLNPERIMAASFSTGLARYALDAASRYARERTVFAGPIGGHQAVAHPLAQSHIEIELARLMTQKAAALYESGDDMAAGEAANMAKYAAAEAACDTVDRAVQTHGGNGITQEYGMAGLLVAARAGRIAPVSREMILNFVAMHSLGLPKSY from the coding sequence GTGACGGACTTCCAGGAGACCGAGGAGCGGCGCGAGCTGCGCAAGGCGGTGGCCAAGCTCGCCGGCAAGTACGGCCGCGAGTGGTTCACCGAGCGGGCGCGCGCGGGGGAGAAGACCACCGAGCTGTGGCTGGAGGTCGCCAAGAACGGCTACCTCGGCATCAACATCCCCGAGGAGTACGGCGGCGGCGGGGGCGGCATCGGCGATGTCGCGGCGGTCTGCGAGGAGCTGGCCGCCCAGGGCTGCCCGCTGCTGCTGATGGTGGTGAGCCCGGCGATCTGCGGGACGGTGATCACCCGCTACGGCACCGAGGAGCAGAAGCAGCGCTGGCTGCCCGGGATCTGCGACGGCACCGGCACGATGGCGTTCGCGATCACCGAGCCGGACGCCGGCACCAACTCCCACAACATCACCACCACCGCGCGCCGCGACGGCGACGGCTGGGTGCTCAACGGCCGGAAGATCTACATCTCCGGCGTCGACGAGGCGACCAACATGCTGGTGGTCGCGCGCACGGAGGACGCCCGGACGGGCAAGCTCAAGCCCTGCCTGTTCGTCGTGCCCACCGACGCCGAGGGGGTCGAGGCATCGCCGATCGCGATGGAGATCGTCAGCCCCGAGCAGCAGTTCAGCGTCTTCCTCGACGACGTGCGGCTGCCCGCGGACGCCCTGGTCGGCGACGAGGACGCCGGGCTCGTGCAGCTGTTCGCCGGACTCAACCCCGAGCGGATCATGGCCGCGTCGTTCTCCACCGGGCTGGCCCGCTACGCACTGGACGCGGCGTCCCGCTATGCCCGCGAGCGCACCGTCTTCGCCGGCCCGATCGGCGGGCACCAGGCGGTCGCGCACCCGCTGGCGCAGTCGCATATCGAGATCGAGCTGGCCCGGCTGATGACGCAGAAGGCCGCGGCGCTCTACGAGTCCGGCGACGATATGGCGGCGGGCGAGGCGGCCAACATGGCGAAGTACGCCGCCGCGGAGGCCGCGTGCGACACCGTCGACCGGGCCGTGCAGACCCACGGTGGCAACGGGATCACCCAGGAGTACGGCATGGCCGGGCTGCTGGTCGCCGCCCGCGCGGGCCGGATCGCGCCCGTGAGCCGGGAGATGATCCTCAACTTCGTGGCGATGCACAGCCTGGGGCTGCCGAAGTCCTACTGA
- a CDS encoding helix-turn-helix domain-containing protein produces the protein MTVAEVERRHGVSGRSLQRLFATYVGVSPKWVLGRYRMHDLLATLDSGSPETLTDLAHRFGWYDQAHFTRDFVRLVGVRPGDYRSRRQSTQ, from the coding sequence ATGACCGTCGCGGAGGTGGAGCGGCGGCACGGGGTGAGTGGGCGGAGTCTGCAGCGGCTGTTCGCGACGTACGTCGGGGTTTCGCCCAAGTGGGTGCTCGGGCGCTACCGGATGCACGACCTGCTGGCGACGCTGGACTCCGGGAGCCCCGAGACGCTCACGGATCTGGCGCATCGGTTCGGGTGGTACGACCAGGCGCACTTCACCCGGGACTTCGTCCGACTGGTGGGGGTGCGGCCGGGGGACTATCGGTCGCGGCGTCAGTCGACCCAGTAG
- a CDS encoding MmcQ/YjbR family DNA-binding protein has product MARPERPLVPEEWVQRLDAILSAFPRCAGEDAWTGTRWRVSGRTVAHVFGGHDQLFRITFRADPDEVMAFRHLGDPYFVVGGDAVGVLLDDDTDWDELAELLTDSYCRQAPSHLAERVDRPG; this is encoded by the coding sequence ATGGCCCGACCCGAGCGCCCGCTGGTCCCCGAGGAGTGGGTCCAGCGGCTGGACGCGATCCTGTCCGCCTTCCCCCGGTGCGCCGGCGAGGATGCGTGGACGGGCACCCGGTGGCGGGTCTCCGGACGCACCGTCGCGCACGTCTTCGGTGGGCACGACCAGCTGTTCCGCATCACCTTCCGCGCCGACCCCGACGAGGTGATGGCCTTCCGCCACCTCGGCGACCCCTACTTCGTGGTCGGGGGCGACGCGGTCGGCGTCCTGCTCGACGACGACACCGACTGGGACGAGCTGGCCGAGCTGCTCACCGACTCCTACTGCCGGCAGGCGCCGTCCCACCTCGCCGAGCGGGTGGACCGGCCAGGCTGA